The following are from one region of the Phycisphaeraceae bacterium genome:
- a CDS encoding HDOD domain-containing protein → MSKIRRELAASEVPGLYCEIERRLERIGIRTQPEVAAKILEIVSNADAGASDYARIVSSDPALSGRLLKMSNSAFFAQRQPVTSVDRACVLLGLERLKSLALGFYVSRAASHDASSQLSRLVWTQSIYRACLATVLARKLVPARAAEAFVIGLLLDAGTPLMLELVGNHYLHYLEANPLPPKRFTEEFETLPFTSVDVIAALGRHWKLPDLLLRPLEWQRTNPGNTARSEDIHQLHRIAFYVSAIKLDPENSTPQGAAPLPLIANRLFDLDASELSEMIKRSVREYEATFAVFSDLATQMNDINSLLDQVQGQLVLAIERTIGHTLESPDANVPIEFVLGGRRIELVPEENDAFVVFLCSASGERLTSQFFNRSLMSSQSVLDAFALESSAEDQSAQFESFLSAFAA, encoded by the coding sequence GTGTCCAAGATCAGAAGGGAATTGGCTGCATCGGAGGTTCCTGGTCTCTACTGCGAGATCGAACGTCGGCTCGAGCGCATCGGCATCCGAACGCAGCCGGAGGTTGCTGCCAAGATCCTGGAGATCGTTTCAAATGCAGATGCTGGGGCGAGCGATTACGCCCGTATTGTGTCGTCGGATCCGGCGCTGTCAGGGCGGCTGCTCAAGATGTCCAACTCGGCATTTTTTGCCCAGCGCCAGCCGGTGACGAGCGTTGATCGCGCGTGTGTGCTGCTGGGGCTCGAAAGGCTCAAGTCGCTGGCACTGGGCTTTTATGTGAGCCGGGCGGCATCTCATGATGCTTCGTCGCAACTGTCGCGCCTGGTTTGGACGCAATCGATCTATCGAGCGTGTCTCGCGACGGTTCTGGCTCGCAAGCTTGTGCCTGCTCGCGCAGCTGAAGCGTTCGTGATCGGTCTTCTGCTCGACGCCGGCACGCCATTGATGCTCGAGCTTGTTGGGAACCACTACCTGCACTACCTTGAGGCCAATCCTCTTCCGCCGAAGCGCTTTACTGAAGAGTTCGAGACGCTTCCCTTCACGAGCGTTGATGTGATTGCAGCGCTGGGCCGGCACTGGAAACTTCCGGATCTGCTTCTGCGACCCCTGGAGTGGCAGCGGACCAATCCGGGGAATACAGCGCGCTCTGAGGATATTCATCAGCTGCATCGGATCGCGTTTTACGTCAGTGCGATCAAACTTGATCCTGAGAACAGCACGCCGCAGGGCGCTGCTCCGCTGCCACTGATCGCCAATCGGCTGTTCGACCTTGATGCGTCAGAGTTGTCGGAGATGATCAAGCGCAGTGTGCGGGAGTACGAAGCGACGTTCGCTGTGTTCTCGGATCTGGCGACCCAGATGAATGACATCAACTCGCTGCTCGACCAGGTGCAAGGCCAGCTTGTGCTTGCGATCGAGCGCACGATCGGCCACACCCTGGAGTCACCGGACGCAAACGTCCCAATCGAGTTCGTCCTCGGAGGGCGTCGCATCGAACTGGTCCCGGAAGAGAACGACGCTTTTGTGGTCTTTCTGTGCAGCGCATCTGGCGAGAGGCTGACAAGTCAGTTCTTCAACCGATCGCTGATGTCTTCACAATCGGTGCTCGATGCGTTCGCGCTCGAGTCTTCAGCCGAGGACCAGTCGGCCCAGTTTGAATCATTCCTCTCGGCGTTTGCCGCCTGA
- a CDS encoding alpha/beta fold hydrolase, whose amino-acid sequence MTRGQARHPRSMVALGVLTAYALLLLASHIVQHINRSRDDQPLPIERSIEIPMVTREGPSPNERLLLGYADVGLPAHADDAPIVLLHGSPGRALDFMLLQDESGQTFVDHLAKAGRRVIAIDLPGFGRSERWVPDYSFEASAFAVIELLNALGLDRVHLVCWSNSGGVGLHVSDVARDRVASLTLLASIGAQETEGSGSYWFEQGKYLLGVPVVVALPELIPHFGSLGTTEFRHTFIRSFLDSDQRPLENVMRRLQVPTLILHGRHDPLVPDWAAEYHHSLISTSRLVMLDASHFLPMLQPQQSAAFILEHANRHDVLGVPPLTLYDDLAPTADIAGPIGWIEHAGVVVRWTAWWVLTPLLAIFAWRRPDTATLLAAFFVASGNLDFGVAFVGLFLGQITDRVLGARQTRSARSVLSAVLWVPFALSLASIVAALIDGPAGAWDGWAFVPLFCVSVIGLRSLRLGLTWVGRRRIAATVTRALHHEWWPSSVYYASVLPNLAREAWRSRSVLAFAAANPGIENGGGFVGESKSAIIAQFHPQETRVLPAVRIADCDDRYTRALLALEGTPALGGFPVVVKPDSGQRGIGVALAHDPIELEAAIHSIPGAIMLQRFHPGPHECSVFWMRRSAAEDPTPIDQRDGFIYSITRKVFQRLEGDGHSTVAQLIWSHPRFCCQASLFLDRFRDQLDRVLAPAETLALSFAGNHAQGTMFMDGEDLKSPALEAAINDIARNFHNAGFDYGRFDLRFECEDLLHAGQGFAIIEANGTTSESTNMYDPSRSFAWARRVMLGHWQRLYALGAERHRLGYRTLTLGEFLRLLLMPSGGKRREE is encoded by the coding sequence GTGACACGCGGGCAAGCCCGACATCCCCGCTCGATGGTCGCTCTCGGCGTGCTGACTGCATATGCGCTGCTCCTGCTCGCCTCACACATCGTTCAACACATCAATCGCTCGCGGGACGACCAGCCTCTACCCATCGAGCGCAGCATCGAAATCCCGATGGTCACGCGCGAGGGGCCAAGCCCGAACGAGCGCCTTCTGCTCGGCTACGCCGATGTCGGCCTGCCGGCGCATGCTGACGACGCGCCAATCGTGCTGCTCCACGGCTCTCCGGGACGAGCCCTCGACTTCATGTTGCTTCAGGATGAATCGGGCCAGACGTTCGTTGACCATCTCGCCAAGGCCGGTCGGCGCGTCATCGCCATCGATCTGCCCGGATTTGGTCGATCAGAACGCTGGGTGCCCGACTACTCATTCGAGGCCTCGGCCTTTGCCGTCATCGAACTCCTCAATGCGCTCGGCCTTGATCGGGTGCATCTCGTGTGCTGGTCGAACAGCGGCGGAGTCGGGCTGCATGTCAGCGATGTCGCACGCGATCGCGTCGCATCGCTCACGCTGCTTGCCTCGATCGGCGCCCAGGAAACGGAAGGCTCCGGCAGTTACTGGTTTGAACAGGGCAAATATCTGCTCGGCGTCCCCGTTGTCGTGGCGTTGCCCGAGTTGATCCCACACTTCGGCTCGCTTGGAACAACCGAGTTTCGGCACACTTTTATCCGCAGTTTTCTTGACTCGGACCAAAGACCCCTCGAAAACGTCATGCGACGCTTGCAAGTGCCGACCTTGATTCTGCATGGACGCCACGACCCGCTCGTCCCCGACTGGGCAGCCGAATATCACCACTCGCTGATCTCGACCAGCAGGCTCGTCATGCTCGATGCGAGCCACTTTCTCCCGATGCTCCAGCCTCAACAAAGTGCAGCGTTCATACTCGAACACGCCAATCGGCACGATGTGCTCGGCGTTCCGCCATTGACGCTCTACGATGACCTCGCGCCAACCGCAGACATCGCCGGGCCAATCGGATGGATCGAGCACGCTGGTGTTGTTGTTCGCTGGACTGCGTGGTGGGTGCTCACGCCACTGCTTGCCATTTTTGCCTGGCGCAGGCCTGATACTGCGACGCTGCTCGCTGCGTTCTTTGTCGCATCAGGGAATCTCGATTTTGGCGTCGCCTTCGTTGGTCTGTTCCTCGGACAGATCACCGATCGTGTCCTGGGTGCGCGCCAAACTCGATCCGCGCGTTCCGTGCTCAGTGCTGTCTTGTGGGTGCCGTTCGCCTTGTCTCTCGCGTCGATCGTTGCAGCCCTGATCGATGGCCCCGCCGGCGCGTGGGATGGGTGGGCGTTTGTTCCGCTTTTCTGTGTGAGTGTGATCGGGCTGCGATCATTGAGGCTCGGATTGACCTGGGTCGGTCGGCGCCGCATCGCCGCAACAGTGACACGAGCGTTGCATCACGAATGGTGGCCATCGAGCGTGTACTATGCCTCGGTTCTTCCGAATCTCGCCCGAGAAGCCTGGCGTTCCCGATCGGTGCTGGCTTTTGCCGCTGCAAACCCGGGTATCGAGAACGGAGGCGGGTTCGTCGGCGAATCCAAGTCAGCGATCATCGCCCAGTTCCATCCCCAGGAGACGCGCGTGCTGCCAGCGGTGCGCATTGCCGACTGCGATGATCGGTACACGCGCGCCCTGCTTGCACTCGAAGGCACTCCGGCACTCGGTGGCTTCCCCGTCGTTGTCAAACCGGATAGCGGCCAAAGAGGAATCGGCGTTGCGCTTGCGCACGATCCCATTGAGCTGGAAGCAGCCATTCATTCCATTCCCGGAGCGATCATGCTCCAGCGCTTCCATCCAGGTCCGCACGAATGCAGCGTCTTCTGGATGCGCAGGTCCGCCGCCGAGGATCCAACCCCCATCGACCAGCGCGATGGCTTCATCTACTCCATCACGCGCAAAGTCTTCCAGCGTCTCGAAGGTGATGGCCACAGTACCGTCGCACAACTCATCTGGTCTCATCCGCGATTTTGCTGCCAGGCCTCACTGTTTCTTGATCGATTCCGCGACCAGCTCGATCGCGTGCTCGCCCCCGCAGAAACTCTCGCACTTTCGTTCGCCGGAAATCATGCGCAAGGAACCATGTTCATGGATGGCGAGGATCTCAAGTCACCCGCACTCGAGGCTGCAATCAACGACATCGCCCGCAACTTCCACAACGCCGGATTCGACTACGGCCGATTCGACCTGCGCTTCGAATGCGAAGACCTGCTGCACGCCGGACAAGGCTTTGCCATCATCGAAGCAAACGGCACCACCAGCGAATCAACCAACATGTACGACCCCTCTCGATCGTTCGCTTGGGCACGACGTGTCATGCTCGGACACTGGCAGAGGCTCTACGCCCTTGGTGCCGAGCGACATCGGCTCGGCTATCGAACGCTCACCCTCGGGGAATTTCTGCGACTGCTTCTTATGCCGTCAGGCGGCAAACGCCGAGAGGAATGA
- a CDS encoding 23S rRNA (adenine(2503)-C(2))-methyltransferase RlmN, protein MSLTRPTSAEQASLPDPLGLTSGEFLARVPGLGHEQARALYRSIYREGRTGVIAVGGQPRATVSVGDIGRIMEEETPEGRTTKFLTRVRGLPNDANKASFGLDTLWAESVIIPMIGRLGKRTHTLCVSSQVGCAMGCTFCETAQMGRVRSLSASEIVAQWFTATHLIGHLEGGRINNLVFMGMGEPLDNFDAVAQAIRVLCDHNGPALGASNITVSTVGRIDGLAQLAGLTREEGYRRLGLAVSINAPNDEIRSQLMPINRAMPMSDLRDALLRFPMRASGKICFEYVLIPGVNDADEHAAQLADYLAPFGKAPGRSVPIGLVNLIPYNPRRNSPWPAPEESDVERFMGALVRYGVYVKRRRTKGRDMMGACGQLGSAEIRRRRLVNLTIDDSGSTRVSSAEPMLHERRRSGLEHPC, encoded by the coding sequence ATGAGCCTTACCCGCCCAACTTCCGCTGAGCAGGCGTCCCTGCCTGATCCGTTGGGCTTGACATCTGGCGAGTTCCTCGCTCGGGTGCCAGGGCTGGGCCATGAACAGGCAAGGGCCCTGTATCGGTCAATCTATCGGGAGGGGCGCACGGGTGTCATCGCGGTGGGTGGGCAGCCCCGCGCCACTGTATCCGTCGGCGACATCGGGCGGATCATGGAGGAAGAAACACCAGAAGGGCGGACCACCAAATTTCTGACCCGCGTTCGAGGCCTCCCAAACGACGCCAACAAAGCTTCTTTCGGGCTCGACACCCTCTGGGCCGAATCGGTCATCATTCCGATGATCGGTCGGCTGGGAAAGCGGACCCACACGCTGTGCGTCTCGAGCCAGGTCGGTTGCGCGATGGGATGTACTTTCTGCGAGACAGCCCAGATGGGGCGTGTACGCAGTCTCTCGGCCTCAGAAATCGTGGCACAGTGGTTCACCGCAACGCACCTGATCGGGCACCTCGAAGGGGGCCGAATCAATAACCTCGTGTTCATGGGTATGGGCGAACCGCTCGACAACTTCGACGCGGTAGCGCAGGCGATTCGGGTGCTGTGCGATCACAACGGCCCGGCACTGGGCGCAAGCAATATCACGGTCTCGACCGTCGGACGCATCGATGGACTCGCCCAACTCGCTGGCCTGACGCGCGAGGAGGGTTACCGCCGGCTCGGGCTTGCGGTGAGCATCAACGCCCCCAACGACGAGATACGATCGCAACTCATGCCCATCAACCGGGCGATGCCGATGAGTGATCTGCGCGATGCACTCCTTCGTTTTCCTATGCGCGCCAGCGGCAAGATCTGCTTCGAGTACGTACTCATCCCCGGCGTCAATGATGCCGACGAGCACGCTGCTCAACTCGCAGACTATCTCGCACCCTTCGGCAAGGCTCCGGGCCGAAGCGTCCCGATCGGGCTTGTGAACCTGATTCCATACAACCCCCGCCGCAACTCGCCGTGGCCTGCGCCGGAGGAATCGGACGTCGAGCGCTTCATGGGCGCTCTCGTGCGCTATGGTGTGTACGTCAAGCGTCGCCGCACGAAAGGGCGCGACATGATGGGCGCATGCGGACAACTCGGCTCGGCCGAGATCAGGCGCCGACGCCTTGTCAATCTGACCATTGATGACTCGGGTTCAACACGAGTGTCATCGGCCGAACCAATGTTGCATGAACGCCGGAGATCTGGACTTGAACATCCATGTTGA
- a CDS encoding prepilin-type N-terminal cleavage/methylation domain-containing protein, with the protein MVRDRSSSQGFTLIELLVVIAIIAILISLLLPGLSGARNVAWMTVCQSQVRQIGLAGTLYAQDNKDRYWNTLDWARRVENGRLVPGHLYNYVDSVHEVTGCPKSKRQNPYGREGNQLFSDGSNALDFDYCMVEGMQGVNLSSQTQVMYLDRVNKWYHPGSWTFLTAEQATLYLSPFRSIPIFIEESSWWYNGQIFDGRWGNLDQITTRHDRGGMIGFLDGSVELFVANLKHDESRQEGTDWVANDVFVFYMQRWRRVYAPITRPFGWINRPQ; encoded by the coding sequence ATGGTCCGGGATCGGTCTTCCTCACAGGGCTTTACGCTCATTGAACTGTTAGTCGTGATCGCCATTATCGCGATCCTGATATCGCTCCTCCTTCCCGGCCTGAGCGGTGCCCGCAACGTTGCGTGGATGACTGTCTGCCAGTCACAGGTTCGCCAGATCGGTCTGGCCGGCACTCTTTATGCTCAGGACAACAAGGACAGGTACTGGAACACGCTCGATTGGGCACGCCGAGTGGAGAACGGCCGCCTCGTCCCTGGGCACCTGTACAACTATGTCGATTCCGTCCACGAAGTCACGGGGTGCCCCAAGAGCAAGCGACAGAACCCTTACGGCCGAGAGGGCAACCAACTTTTCAGTGACGGCTCAAACGCGCTCGACTTCGACTACTGCATGGTCGAAGGGATGCAGGGGGTCAACCTCTCGAGCCAGACTCAGGTCATGTATCTCGATCGTGTGAATAAGTGGTACCACCCTGGCTCATGGACCTTTCTGACGGCAGAACAAGCTACGCTGTATCTGTCACCTTTTCGCTCCATCCCCATCTTCATCGAAGAGAGTTCGTGGTGGTACAACGGGCAGATCTTCGACGGCCGATGGGGCAATCTCGACCAGATTACCACGCGCCACGATCGCGGCGGCATGATCGGGTTTCTCGATGGCTCGGTCGAACTTTTCGTCGCCAACCTCAAGCATGATGAGTCGCGTCAGGAAGGCACTGACTGGGTTGCCAACGACGTCTTTGTGTTTTATATGCAACGCTGGCGGCGTGTCTATGCACCGATAACCCGGCCTTTTGGCTGGATCAACCGTCCACAGTGA
- the asnS gene encoding asparagine--tRNA ligase, whose amino-acid sequence MTWIRIVDALAGESGREIVVKGWVRTRRDSKANGGLSFIQVNDGSCFDSIQVVANKEGEFALANYDDVAKLTTGCAIEAIGRLVESQGKGQRVELVASSITIVGWVEDPDTYPVPQKRHTFEYLREQAHLRVRTNTFSAIARVRHALACGIHRFFDDRGFNWIHTPIITASDCEGAGQMFRVSTLDALKCPHTESGEVDFSEDFFGKEAHLTVSGQLNVETYCCALSRVYTFGPTFRAENSNTSRHLAEFWMIEPEIAFADLAADADLAEDMLKYLLDDLLTRRADDMAFFNEFIEKGLIDRLKHVLETPFRRLPYTEAIAILEQAQASGKAKFEFPVKWGLDLQSEHERYLTEQHFKQPVILMNYPKQIKAFYMRLNDAGTDGAPGDTVAAMDVLVPGIGEIIGGSQREERLEVLDRRIEEMGLHKDDYWWYRDLRKYGTVPHAGFGLGFERLILFCTGMQNIRDVIPFPRAPKQAEF is encoded by the coding sequence ATGACATGGATCAGGATCGTCGATGCCCTCGCGGGCGAGAGCGGACGCGAAATCGTTGTCAAAGGTTGGGTGCGGACCCGCCGCGACTCGAAGGCCAATGGCGGGCTCAGTTTCATTCAGGTCAACGATGGATCCTGTTTCGATTCCATCCAGGTCGTTGCGAACAAGGAGGGCGAGTTCGCTCTTGCCAACTACGACGATGTCGCCAAACTGACCACCGGCTGCGCGATCGAAGCCATCGGCCGACTCGTTGAGAGTCAGGGCAAGGGGCAGCGTGTCGAACTGGTCGCGTCGAGTATCACCATTGTGGGATGGGTCGAAGACCCGGATACCTACCCTGTGCCGCAGAAGCGACACACCTTCGAATATCTGCGCGAGCAAGCCCACCTGCGCGTGCGCACAAACACGTTCAGTGCGATCGCGCGCGTGCGCCACGCTCTGGCGTGCGGCATTCATCGGTTTTTTGATGATCGCGGGTTCAACTGGATCCATACACCCATCATCACGGCCAGCGACTGCGAAGGGGCTGGGCAGATGTTCCGTGTTTCGACCCTCGACGCGCTCAAGTGCCCGCACACCGAATCGGGCGAAGTGGATTTTTCCGAAGATTTCTTCGGTAAGGAAGCGCATCTGACGGTGAGCGGCCAACTCAACGTCGAGACGTATTGCTGCGCGCTCAGTCGCGTCTATACGTTTGGCCCGACCTTCCGGGCTGAGAACTCGAACACCAGTCGCCACCTTGCTGAGTTCTGGATGATCGAGCCCGAGATCGCGTTTGCCGATCTGGCTGCCGATGCCGATCTGGCTGAGGACATGCTCAAGTACCTGCTCGATGACCTGCTGACGCGCCGGGCTGATGACATGGCGTTTTTCAACGAGTTCATCGAGAAGGGGTTGATCGATCGCCTGAAGCATGTGCTCGAAACACCGTTCCGCCGCCTGCCTTATACCGAAGCGATCGCCATTCTCGAACAGGCCCAGGCGAGCGGCAAGGCCAAGTTCGAATTCCCCGTCAAGTGGGGGCTCGACCTCCAGAGCGAACACGAACGCTACCTGACTGAGCAACATTTCAAGCAGCCTGTGATTCTGATGAACTATCCCAAGCAGATCAAGGCTTTTTATATGCGGCTCAACGACGCGGGCACCGACGGCGCGCCGGGCGATACCGTGGCTGCGATGGATGTGCTCGTCCCGGGTATTGGCGAGATCATCGGCGGCTCACAACGCGAAGAACGGCTCGAGGTGCTCGACCGACGCATCGAAGAGATGGGCCTGCACAAGGATGATTACTGGTGGTATCGCGACTTGCGCAAGTATGGCACCGTTCCGCATGCGGGCTTCGGGCTCGGGTTCGAACGCCTGATTCTCTTCTGCACAGGTATGCAGAACATTCGCGATGTGATTCCCTTCCCTCGCGCGCCGAAGCAGGCGGAGTTCTGA
- a CDS encoding S8 family serine peptidase, which produces MAYFYRMISVAAVLFGWFLLPVGVAFGQLGGGFGNIEPTLLVNDPLFQSSTLAPHGQHWLHSTKVTYAWTLVGYNTLDYPYAIDHNDPNTTIAIIDSGIDMNHPEFEGKIHPASATIVYGGLPLIEGFCPCDPNDFDPPDPDNGPVDVEDRVWMGGGTPHGTISAGLIGALTDNETGIAGVCWDCSLLIIRIMPAQQSPCRGCRPSATSVAASIRYAAGWSPGDSEGNTAEWGPVRARVICTAFEGITGYNNTEQFCNEEVIDDVPVMNQVNVAIDQAYERGCIIIAITGNSASTPQDPCWTDDYPDEPACTAATSGTATNYPLAWHPKTITVGGACRTGQGWHCHSRINPLRSALGSCRASIFPDYDDTDHVPVLSVVAPIEDIVTTFAYDEVSEQGAEYGFLDSFSAGTSWASPQVAGIVALMLKVNPGLSFEDVKCILEATATDIGPTGYDKWTGYGLVNAREAVKYAMILCMPANFNGDESIDTLDPIDFLIAYGQGDVTADLDLDGEHTEADLAIFLSSYLAE; this is translated from the coding sequence ATGGCATATTTTTATCGAATGATCAGTGTGGCCGCAGTTTTATTCGGTTGGTTTTTGCTGCCCGTGGGGGTGGCGTTCGGTCAGTTGGGCGGGGGATTCGGTAATATTGAGCCAACGCTTCTGGTCAACGATCCGCTGTTCCAATCTTCCACGTTGGCGCCGCACGGCCAGCACTGGCTGCACTCAACCAAGGTGACCTATGCGTGGACGCTGGTCGGCTACAACACGCTCGATTATCCATACGCGATCGATCACAATGACCCAAACACCACGATCGCAATCATCGATTCCGGCATTGACATGAATCATCCAGAGTTCGAGGGGAAGATTCATCCGGCGAGCGCGACGATTGTATACGGGGGGTTGCCACTGATTGAAGGTTTCTGTCCTTGTGATCCTAATGATTTCGATCCTCCCGATCCTGATAATGGTCCCGTTGATGTTGAAGACCGGGTATGGATGGGAGGTGGTACGCCACACGGCACGATTTCGGCTGGTCTTATTGGCGCATTGACTGACAACGAGACCGGCATCGCTGGTGTGTGCTGGGATTGTAGCTTGCTTATTATTAGAATTATGCCTGCGCAGCAATCCCCGTGTCGAGGTTGCAGACCATCAGCAACGTCTGTTGCTGCTTCTATTCGCTATGCTGCGGGCTGGAGCCCGGGTGACAGCGAAGGAAATACGGCAGAGTGGGGTCCGGTACGGGCGCGTGTGATCTGCACTGCGTTCGAGGGCATTACTGGGTACAACAACACTGAGCAATTCTGCAACGAAGAAGTCATAGATGATGTGCCTGTGATGAATCAAGTCAATGTTGCCATCGATCAGGCCTACGAGCGCGGCTGCATCATCATCGCTATCACCGGTAACAGTGCGTCGACGCCGCAAGATCCCTGCTGGACTGATGACTACCCCGACGAACCGGCGTGCACCGCGGCGACCAGCGGCACGGCCACGAATTATCCGCTTGCGTGGCATCCGAAAACGATCACTGTCGGCGGTGCGTGCCGGACCGGGCAGGGATGGCATTGTCATTCGCGCATCAACCCATTGCGGTCGGCGCTGGGTTCGTGCAGGGCAAGTATCTTTCCTGATTATGACGACACAGATCATGTTCCTGTACTGAGCGTTGTCGCGCCGATTGAAGATATTGTGACGACGTTTGCGTATGACGAAGTTTCAGAACAGGGCGCTGAATATGGCTTTCTGGACTCGTTTTCCGCTGGCACATCGTGGGCTTCGCCGCAGGTTGCGGGTATTGTGGCGTTGATGCTGAAGGTGAATCCGGGCCTTTCTTTTGAAGATGTAAAGTGCATTCTGGAAGCAACTGCGACTGACATCGGGCCGACGGGATATGACAAGTGGACAGGTTATGGCCTCGTCAATGCGCGCGAGGCAGTGAAATATGCGATGATCCTCTGCATGCCCGCAAACTTTAATGGCGACGAGAGCATTGACACGCTCGACCCCATCGACTTTCTCATCGCCTACGGCCAGGGCGATGTTACAGCTGACCTTGACCTCGACGGAGAGCACACCGAAGCGGATCTGGCGATCTTTCTGAGCAGTTATCTTGCGGAGTGA
- a CDS encoding ABC transporter ATP-binding protein, translated as MFPRSSKSRFHDYRARRKNAHERDRVSDVGPTGQPKPAARKRSFIALFAAFFALARGHRLLIAAALATLSLSTGLALLMPASTKVVIDYILTDNPGPAGLPDFIPYRDSTPEARRALLWLLSGALLVNTLFMVVIGLWGRWQMTRLSKRLQVLLRRRVFDHAVHLPMHRIHELKSGGVASLLREDAGGAAELLFSMLYNPWRALTQLVGTLAILAVVDWRMLIGSLVLIPIIWATHKTWIARIRPLYHDIRAARQGIDAQTTEAFGGIRVVRGFNRTNAESSRFVRSNHFMARQELFTWWWARLLEVAWQFIIPIASVAVLLYGGSRVVNPADTMTIGDVMMFSAYLLMLLGPLEALVASATGIQNNLAGFDRALDLLAEEREFASVAPASPTPINPAQVQGRITFENVWFAYPERSLDPRWVLRDINLDVQSGETIALVGPSGAGKTTLCNLVARFYDPTKGTIRLDGADLRTLDARNYRSLLGIVEQDVFLFDGSIAQNIAYARRDATQADIEHAARIANAYAFITDLPDGFAARIGERGVKLSGGQKQRIAIARAILADPHILILDEATSNLDSESERLIQNALTTLMASRTCFVIAHRLSTIRHADRIVVLEDGAIREIGTHEHLLEIDGRYAELLRIQTGETTLT; from the coding sequence ATGTTCCCCCGCAGCAGCAAGAGCCGATTTCACGACTACCGCGCCCGCCGAAAGAATGCGCATGAACGAGACCGGGTCTCGGACGTCGGCCCGACAGGTCAACCAAAGCCCGCCGCCCGCAAGCGCTCGTTCATCGCACTCTTCGCCGCGTTTTTCGCGCTCGCCCGAGGCCATCGCCTCCTGATTGCCGCCGCCCTGGCCACACTCAGCCTCTCAACCGGCCTCGCGCTTCTCATGCCAGCGTCGACCAAGGTCGTCATCGACTACATCCTGACCGACAACCCCGGCCCGGCCGGGCTTCCTGACTTCATCCCGTATCGCGACTCCACTCCCGAAGCACGCCGCGCTCTTCTCTGGCTCCTCTCAGGCGCATTGCTCGTCAACACTCTGTTCATGGTCGTCATCGGTCTCTGGGGCCGCTGGCAGATGACGCGCCTCTCCAAACGACTCCAGGTCCTGCTCCGCCGTCGCGTCTTCGACCACGCTGTGCACCTCCCCATGCACCGCATCCACGAACTCAAAAGCGGCGGAGTCGCCAGCCTCCTGCGCGAAGACGCCGGAGGGGCGGCCGAACTCCTCTTCAGCATGCTTTACAACCCCTGGAGAGCCCTCACTCAACTCGTTGGCACGCTCGCCATCCTCGCCGTTGTCGATTGGCGCATGCTCATCGGCTCGCTCGTGCTCATCCCGATCATCTGGGCAACGCACAAGACCTGGATCGCACGCATCCGCCCGCTCTACCACGACATTCGCGCCGCCAGACAAGGCATCGACGCCCAGACCACCGAGGCCTTCGGCGGCATCCGAGTCGTCCGCGGCTTCAATCGCACCAACGCCGAATCATCCCGCTTCGTCCGCAGCAACCACTTCATGGCCAGGCAGGAACTCTTCACGTGGTGGTGGGCACGCCTGCTCGAAGTCGCGTGGCAGTTCATCATCCCCATCGCCTCGGTCGCCGTCCTGCTCTATGGCGGATCGCGCGTCGTCAACCCCGCCGACACCATGACCATCGGCGATGTCATGATGTTCAGCGCCTACCTCCTTATGCTCCTCGGCCCGCTCGAAGCCCTCGTCGCCAGCGCCACCGGCATCCAGAACAATCTCGCCGGGTTCGACCGCGCCCTCGACCTGCTCGCCGAAGAACGCGAGTTCGCCTCCGTCGCCCCAGCCTCGCCGACACCAATCAACCCCGCCCAGGTCCAAGGACGCATCACTTTCGAAAACGTCTGGTTCGCCTATCCCGAACGCAGCCTCGACCCGCGCTGGGTGCTGCGCGACATCAACCTCGATGTCCAGTCCGGCGAAACCATCGCCCTCGTCGGCCCCAGTGGTGCTGGCAAAACCACTCTCTGCAACCTCGTCGCACGCTTTTACGACCCGACCAAAGGCACGATCCGCCTCGATGGGGCAGATCTGCGCACACTCGACGCTCGCAACTACCGCAGCCTCCTCGGCATCGTCGAGCAGGATGTCTTTCTCTTTGATGGTTCCATCGCTCAGAACATCGCCTACGCACGCCGCGACGCCACCCAGGCCGACATCGAACACGCTGCACGCATCGCCAACGCATACGCCTTCATCACCGACCTGCCCGATGGCTTTGCTGCCCGCATCGGCGAGCGCGGCGTCAAACTCAGCGGCGGCCAGAAACAACGCATCGCCATCGCCCGCGCCATCCTCGCCGACCCGCACATTCTCATCCTCGACGAAGCCACCAGCAATCTCGACAGCGAATCCGAACGCCTCATCCAGAACGCCCTGACAACGCTCATGGCTTCGCGCACCTGCTTCGTCATCGCCCACCGCCTGAGCACCATCCGCCACGCCGACCGAATCGTCGTCCTCGAAGACGGCGCCATCCGCGAGATCGGCACACACGAACACCTGCTCGAAATCGACGGCCGCTACGCCGAGCTGCTGCGCATCCAGACCGGCGAAACAACCCTGACCTGA